In Deinococcus psychrotolerans, a genomic segment contains:
- the sufB gene encoding Fe-S cluster assembly protein SufB, producing MTINPAVNDINTDYEYGWSNPEKYAFKAPKGLSREVVEMISKTKDEPQWMLDFRLKALDIFYSKPMPTWGADLSGLNLDEIYYYIKPEGFNSRSWDDVPEDVKKTFERLGIPEAERAMLAGVGAQYESEMVYHNLKEEWEKLGVVFLSIEDGLKEYPELFREHFATIIPPEDNKFAAINSAVWSGGSFVYVPKGVKVDIPLQTYFRINAESSGQFERTLIIIDEGAQAHYIEGCTAPAYNADSFHSGVIEIVVKEGARFRYSTIQNWSHNVYNLVTQRAAVYGNGVMEWVDGNLGSKVTMKYPACYLLEEGARGEILSIAMAGRGQHQDAGGKIVHFAPNTSGTIVSKSISKDSGRSSYRGLVKIYEGAKGSKTNVECDALLLDEEARTDTYPYIEIEEKDARVGHEATVSKINDEQILYLQSRGLSKDQAAGLIVRGFIEPIAKELPLEYAVELNRLIELEMEGSVG from the coding sequence ATGACCATTAATCCCGCAGTCAATGACATCAACACCGACTATGAGTACGGTTGGAGCAATCCTGAGAAGTACGCCTTCAAAGCGCCCAAGGGTCTGAGCCGCGAAGTCGTCGAAATGATCAGCAAGACCAAAGACGAACCCCAGTGGATGCTGGACTTCCGCCTCAAAGCATTGGACATCTTCTACAGCAAGCCGATGCCGACTTGGGGCGCGGATTTGAGCGGCCTCAACCTCGATGAAATTTATTACTACATCAAACCCGAAGGCTTCAACAGCCGCTCGTGGGACGATGTACCCGAGGACGTGAAAAAGACCTTCGAGCGATTGGGCATTCCCGAAGCCGAGCGGGCTATGCTGGCCGGTGTGGGCGCACAGTACGAATCGGAAATGGTGTACCACAACCTCAAAGAAGAATGGGAAAAGTTAGGCGTGGTCTTTTTAAGCATTGAAGACGGCCTCAAAGAATACCCTGAGCTCTTCCGTGAGCATTTCGCCACCATTATTCCGCCGGAAGACAACAAGTTCGCGGCCATCAACTCTGCGGTTTGGAGTGGCGGCAGCTTTGTCTATGTCCCCAAAGGCGTCAAAGTGGACATCCCACTGCAAACCTACTTCCGCATCAATGCCGAGAGCAGCGGTCAGTTTGAGCGCACGCTGATTATCATTGATGAAGGCGCTCAGGCCCATTACATCGAGGGCTGCACTGCGCCTGCTTACAATGCCGACAGCTTCCACTCGGGCGTCATTGAAATCGTGGTCAAGGAAGGCGCACGCTTCCGCTACAGCACCATTCAAAACTGGTCGCACAACGTTTACAACCTTGTCACGCAGCGGGCCGCCGTGTACGGCAACGGCGTGATGGAGTGGGTCGACGGCAACCTCGGCAGCAAAGTCACCATGAAGTACCCGGCTTGCTACCTCCTGGAAGAAGGCGCACGCGGCGAGATCTTGAGCATTGCGATGGCGGGACGCGGCCAGCACCAAGATGCGGGCGGCAAGATCGTCCACTTTGCGCCCAACACCAGCGGCACGATTGTCAGCAAGTCGATCAGCAAAGATTCGGGCCGCTCTTCTTACCGTGGCTTGGTCAAGATTTATGAAGGCGCGAAGGGCAGCAAAACCAACGTGGAGTGCGACGCCCTCTTGCTCGACGAGGAAGCCCGCACCGACACCTATCCTTACATCGAGATTGAGGAAAAGGACGCCCGTGTGGGTCACGAAGCCACCGTCTCCAAAATCAATGACGAGCAGATTCTTTACCTGCAAAGTCGCGGCCTCAGCAAAGACCAGGCGGCGGGCCTCATCGTGCGCGGCTTTATTGAGCCGATTGCTAAGGAATTGCCACTTGAGTACGCCGTAGAGTTGAACCGGTTGATTGAATTGGAAATGGAAGGCAGCGTCGGATAA
- the sufC gene encoding Fe-S cluster assembly ATPase SufC: MTEDTTSPHQNAPHQIEIRNLHACVGDLQILKGIDLIVPRGELHAVMGPNGNGKSTLAKVIVGDPEYTVTEGEILVDGQNILEMEPDERARLGLFLAFQYPVEIPGVTIANFLRLAMQARKAEGEEVSFSEFYNKLLAALKTLEWDESIVERYLNAGFSGGEKKRNEILQMLMLDPTYIIMDETDSGLDVDALKIVARGVNSMRGENLGGLIITHYQRLLDYIVPDKVHIIVNGKVVQSGGPELAKKLDSQGYEWVKELATA, translated from the coding sequence ATGACCGAAGATACCACCAGTCCGCACCAGAACGCCCCGCATCAAATCGAGATCCGCAACCTGCACGCTTGCGTCGGGGACTTGCAAATCCTCAAGGGCATCGACCTGATCGTTCCGCGCGGCGAGCTGCACGCCGTGATGGGGCCGAACGGCAACGGCAAGAGCACCCTCGCCAAAGTCATCGTCGGTGACCCCGAGTACACCGTCACTGAAGGCGAAATCCTGGTCGACGGCCAGAACATTCTGGAGATGGAACCCGACGAACGCGCCCGTCTCGGCCTCTTTTTGGCCTTCCAGTATCCGGTCGAAATTCCGGGCGTGACCATCGCCAATTTCTTGCGCCTCGCCATGCAGGCCCGCAAAGCCGAGGGCGAGGAAGTCAGCTTCAGCGAGTTTTACAACAAGTTGCTGGCCGCCCTCAAAACGCTGGAATGGGACGAGAGCATCGTGGAGCGCTACCTCAACGCGGGCTTTTCGGGCGGCGAGAAAAAGCGCAACGAAATTTTGCAGATGCTGATGCTCGACCCCACCTACATCATCATGGACGAAACCGACTCGGGCCTCGACGTGGACGCCCTCAAGATCGTGGCCAGAGGCGTCAACTCGATGCGCGGCGAAAATCTCGGCGGCCTGATCATTACCCACTACCAGCGCCTGCTCGATTACATCGTCCCCGACAAAGTCCACATCATCGTGAACGGCAAAGTGGTGCAGTCGGGCGGCCCCGAACTCGCCAAGAAGCTGGATTCGCAGGGCTACGAGTGGGTCAAGGAATTGGCCACAGCCTGA
- a CDS encoding MotA/TolQ/ExbB proton channel family protein, whose amino-acid sequence MNVLSLIQAAGPLLWVLLALSIYTIYLTTLRVLELSRLGQDSASAALIERTRAVTAESGGAAALAEIDYSGLQTPTANVLRAGLARADRGIDAAQAAMNGAILQEDARLYAGISALGTVAQIAPLIGLLGTVIGMVRSFIVFSQTTAPTPSQLATGISEALINTAGGLIVAIVAYVARNALRSRADRIAAGAERVREELPAWLSVVVPTAPVRAAPARPAAQTNAQAAPIAPLEFTFEGSKTP is encoded by the coding sequence GTGAATGTCCTTTCCCTGATTCAGGCCGCTGGGCCGCTGCTGTGGGTGTTGTTGGCGCTGTCGATCTACACCATCTACCTGACGACGCTGCGGGTCTTAGAACTCTCCAGACTGGGTCAGGATTCTGCTTCTGCGGCCCTGATCGAGCGCACGCGGGCCGTGACTGCCGAGTCGGGCGGAGCGGCGGCACTGGCCGAAATTGATTATTCGGGTTTGCAGACCCCCACCGCCAATGTCCTGCGGGCTGGACTCGCCAGAGCCGACCGGGGCATTGACGCCGCGCAGGCCGCCATGAACGGAGCCATCTTGCAAGAAGACGCCCGGTTGTACGCGGGCATCAGTGCGCTGGGCACGGTGGCCCAGATCGCGCCGCTGATCGGGCTACTCGGCACCGTGATCGGAATGGTGCGCTCGTTTATCGTCTTTTCGCAGACCACCGCGCCCACGCCTTCGCAGCTCGCCACCGGCATCAGCGAAGCGCTGATCAATACGGCAGGCGGCCTGATCGTGGCGATTGTGGCGTACGTGGCTCGCAACGCCCTGCGCTCCCGCGCCGACCGAATCGCGGCGGGGGCCGAGCGGGTGCGCGAGGAACTTCCGGCTTGGTTGAGCGTGGTGGTGCCCACTGCGCCCGTGCGGGCCGCTCCCGCCCGTCCGGCGGCCCAGACCAACGCCCAAGCCGCGCCGATTGCTCCGCTGGAATTTACCTTCGAGGGCAGCAAAACTCCATGA
- a CDS encoding ExbD/TolR family protein has translation MRRRFREEQPLTFDFAPMVDIVLLLLIFFFLTSNLNARQNALPLDLPRASQTVQQTPELPVVSLERSGKLYLNGKETTLTKLGAQLKPLLQVSGGTVGLRADEKGNYGGVVQVMDVIKKAGGERLALGTKTGSK, from the coding sequence ATGAGACGCCGCTTCCGGGAAGAGCAGCCGCTGACTTTTGATTTTGCGCCGATGGTAGACATTGTGCTGCTGCTGCTGATTTTCTTCTTTTTGACCAGCAACCTGAATGCCCGCCAAAACGCTTTGCCGCTGGACTTGCCCCGCGCTTCGCAGACGGTGCAGCAAACCCCCGAATTGCCGGTGGTCAGCTTGGAGCGATCCGGCAAGCTGTACCTCAACGGCAAAGAAACCACCCTGACCAAGTTGGGCGCTCAGTTAAAGCCCCTGCTTCAGGTGTCGGGCGGCACAGTAGGCCTGCGGGCCGATGAAAAAGGCAATTACGGCGGCGTGGTGCAGGTGATGGACGTGATCAAGAAAGCCGGCGGCGAGCGCCTGGCCCTCGGCACCAAGACCGGGAGCAAATAA